From the Halobacteriovorax sp. GB3 genome, the window TCATTGGCCGCTTCGTCGACTGTGTGACCATTAGATTTTAAATACTCAGCAAGAGCATCTCCAATGTAGCCCCCAATTGGTTTTCCTTTGATCTGACTTAAGTCTGTTGCTTTAATATCTGAATCATTTCTAACCATGATTACCCAGTCGTTTGATACGAGAGGTCCAATCCATTTGAAGTGAGGCATTCTTTCTTCAGTTTCTGTTGTGGAATAAACACAATTGTTCACATTCTCTTTTGCAGTGTTAAAGGCTCGCGACCAAGGGGCCATTTCGTGAGTGTATTTAACGTCTGCTCTTTTCATTAGCTCTACAACAATATCAGAGGCCATCCCTTTGATCTTGTCATTTTCTTTATATTGAAAAGGAGCAGAATCTTCTGTGAAAATTTTTAGTTCAGCCGCAAATGAATTGGTGAGTAATGGTAAAATGCATAATAGTTTAAACATCATTTTCATGTCAGACCCTCTTTTGTTCTTAAGGAATGTGTTCAGTTTAACCTCAATTTTGCCTCTTATTAGTTCTTTGATTACTTAAATTTAACCTCAAATTTGTAAGTTTTATTTATATTCAACTAATTGCGAGTCAAACATTAAATTTTTGAAGAATTATGAGTCAAGGCACTGTTTTGATGCATAATATATTTCAGTCTATAAATTCAAAATATAAGGTGTTCCATGAAAAACTGGTCGATGCAAAAGAAACTCATTGTCATCACAAATATGATTTCAATGTTCATTATGTTTGGTCTTGGTGTTGTTATCCTTAATGATAAAGCAAAAATTCTCAATCATTCTCTTGAGTCAAAAATGACAATGGTTATAGAGTCTCTTGGACTCTCTACAAAGGCCCTTTTTTGGAACTTTGATAATGCATCACTTGAGGCCCTGGCCAAGCAA encodes:
- a CDS encoding substrate-binding periplasmic protein; translation: MKMMFKLLCILPLLTNSFAAELKIFTEDSAPFQYKENDKIKGMASDIVVELMKRADVKYTHEMAPWSRAFNTAKENVNNCVYSTTETEERMPHFKWIGPLVSNDWVIMVRNDSDIKATDLSQIKGKPIGGYIGDALAEYLKSNGHTVDEAANDTQNAKKLSFGRIDIWATSSAVGPYLAKMNNITNLKELFTIKKTVMSIACHKDTDGATVKKLQDTLKKMIDDGTVEKIKSNYK